One region of Chloroflexota bacterium genomic DNA includes:
- a CDS encoding iron-containing alcohol dehydrogenase, which produces MMNKVNTFLSPNKVIFGNGTVSQVGKEAEQLSAKKALIVTDKGVVKADLLADVKDSLKAHNIDFDIFDQVEAEPPARNVDDGARMAVENGVDLVIGVGGGSSLDVAKGISIVVKNKGKILDYAGLELVPLRGLPKILIPTTAGTGSEVTRVIVVVDEAQHLKAAVHSNMNLADVAIVDPMLTLSMPSKVTADTGVDALVHAVESYVSALATPFSDVLSLEAVRLIAAYLPAAYAKAENIEARYHMSLAATLAGMAFTSSNVGAVHALSNILGIKYHLSHGRANAVMLPYVVDCNKIGSLKKYAAIAQAMGENTEGLTSYQAVEKLVAHIFRLLEIVNIPARLSDYGITKADIPALVEGGMKLSRLFVPNPRNLTEDDVKDIYTKAL; this is translated from the coding sequence ATGATGAATAAAGTGAACACTTTCCTGTCGCCAAACAAGGTCATATTCGGGAACGGTACCGTCAGCCAGGTGGGAAAGGAAGCAGAGCAGTTAAGCGCGAAAAAGGCGCTCATTGTTACCGATAAGGGAGTGGTGAAAGCCGACCTGCTGGCGGACGTAAAGGACTCGCTTAAAGCCCATAATATAGATTTCGATATTTTCGACCAGGTGGAGGCCGAACCGCCGGCCCGCAACGTTGATGATGGTGCCAGGATGGCGGTAGAAAACGGAGTAGACCTCGTTATCGGCGTCGGCGGGGGTAGCTCCCTGGATGTTGCCAAGGGTATTTCCATCGTGGTTAAGAACAAAGGGAAGATTCTTGATTATGCCGGACTAGAGCTGGTTCCCCTGAGAGGACTCCCCAAGATACTGATTCCGACCACGGCCGGGACTGGCAGCGAAGTCACCCGCGTGATTGTGGTCGTAGATGAGGCACAGCACCTGAAAGCGGCAGTTCACAGTAATATGAACCTGGCCGATGTTGCCATCGTCGACCCCATGCTCACGTTATCAATGCCGTCCAAGGTAACCGCCGATACCGGCGTCGATGCCCTGGTTCATGCCGTAGAATCATATGTTTCGGCGCTTGCCACGCCCTTCTCCGATGTTTTGTCCCTCGAGGCAGTTCGTCTAATTGCCGCATACCTGCCAGCGGCATATGCCAAGGCAGAAAATATTGAAGCGAGATACCATATGTCCCTGGCCGCAACCCTGGCCGGTATGGCCTTCACCAGCAGTAATGTGGGAGCGGTTCACGCGCTATCCAATATACTGGGTATCAAATATCATCTGTCCCACGGCAGAGCCAACGCGGTTATGCTGCCGTACGTCGTTGATTGCAACAAGATCGGCAGTTTAAAGAAATACGCTGCCATTGCACAGGCCATGGGGGAAAACACGGAAGGACTCACGTCTTACCAGGCAGTCGAGAAGCTCGTGGCTCATATATTCCGGCTGCTTGAAATCGTTAACATTCCGGCCAGGTTGAGCGATTACGGTATTACCAAAGCTGACATCCCGGCACTCGTGGAGGGAGGTATGAAGCTGAGCCGACTTTTCGTGCCCAACCCGAGAAATCTGACTGAAGATGATGTCAAGGACATCTATACTAAAGCGCTGTAA
- a CDS encoding 3-oxoacyl-ACP reductase FabG, producing the protein MRLKKQVAIVTGAGQGIGRAIALTLVREGATVVVNDIDLEKAEKVAEEIYAQGGQALPVQADVSKAKDVDILVKKTLDSYKRVDILVNNAGVAKMTRLLELTEAEWDRTMNINIKGQFLCSKAVIAQMIKQKRGKIVNIASLAAHIGAPGLAAYGASKGGVVQLTKALAVELGKYNIMVNAVSPGLTMTELIKSAVKDRPDFIEGMDRIPLRRAAEPEDIANAVLFLASSESDYITGQVLIVDGGLMAIHPRMVKPTD; encoded by the coding sequence ATGAGGTTGAAAAAACAGGTAGCCATAGTAACCGGAGCCGGTCAGGGAATCGGGCGGGCCATTGCCCTCACGCTGGTCAGAGAAGGCGCCACGGTTGTAGTAAATGACATTGACCTGGAAAAAGCGGAGAAGGTAGCTGAGGAGATTTATGCTCAGGGAGGTCAGGCATTACCGGTACAGGCTGACGTATCTAAAGCCAAAGATGTAGATATACTCGTTAAAAAGACGCTTGATAGTTATAAAAGGGTAGACATACTCGTAAACAATGCCGGTGTGGCTAAAATGACGCGATTGCTGGAGCTGACTGAGGCCGAGTGGGACAGAACCATGAACATCAACATTAAAGGGCAGTTCTTATGCAGCAAGGCGGTTATTGCGCAGATGATAAAGCAGAAAAGGGGGAAGATTGTCAATATTGCTTCACTGGCCGCCCACATCGGTGCACCGGGACTGGCAGCATACGGGGCCAGCAAGGGAGGCGTTGTCCAGCTCACCAAGGCCTTGGCTGTGGAGCTGGGGAAATACAATATTATGGTAAATGCGGTCAGCCCTGGCCTGACCATGACCGAGCTGATTAAGTCGGCGGTCAAAGATCGACCTGACTTCATCGAAGGTATGGATAGAATACCTTTAAGAAGGGCGGCAGAACCAGAGGATATCGCCAATGCTGTCCTGTTCCTCGCTTCTTCAGAATCAGATTACATCACAGGACAGGTACTAATTGTCGATGGTGGATTGATGGCCATCCATCCCCGCATGGTCAAGCCAACGGACTAG
- a CDS encoding 2-phosphosulfolactate phosphatase, with amino-acid sequence MKIDVVLTPRLLPPRFEDALCVVIDVLRATTTIVAALANGASEVRPCITAAEARRCAKSENDIPFLLGGERGGLRIPGFHLGNSPAEYHDANKISGRVIYFSTTNGTPALRKAYKGGARPMYLAALVNMSAVSSVIVRAAMNNALKRIFLICAGCHSKASLEDTYCAGLIVPRLQSELAEYGISPEPSDAAILAAEYSRMNVENPLAVLTASEHGRYLESIGFADDLEYASQIDVYDIVPYYDGQRIIIGPE; translated from the coding sequence ATGAAAATAGACGTTGTTTTAACTCCCCGTTTGCTGCCGCCTCGTTTTGAAGACGCACTGTGTGTGGTTATCGATGTCCTCCGCGCCACCACCACCATAGTTGCAGCACTGGCGAACGGCGCCAGCGAAGTGCGCCCCTGCATTACTGCTGCGGAGGCCAGGCGCTGCGCGAAATCAGAAAATGACATCCCCTTCCTTCTCGGCGGGGAAAGAGGAGGACTGCGCATTCCCGGATTTCATCTGGGTAACTCACCTGCCGAATATCATGACGCAAATAAAATTTCCGGCAGGGTTATTTACTTCTCAACCACCAATGGCACACCGGCTCTGCGAAAGGCCTATAAAGGCGGTGCCAGGCCCATGTACCTCGCGGCGCTGGTCAATATGTCCGCCGTGTCCTCCGTAATTGTAAGAGCAGCTATGAATAACGCACTAAAAAGGATTTTTCTTATCTGTGCGGGATGTCATAGTAAGGCATCGCTGGAGGACACATACTGCGCCGGACTGATTGTGCCCCGCTTGCAGTCCGAATTAGCTGAATACGGAATATCTCCTGAGCCAAGCGATGCGGCTATACTGGCTGCTGAGTATTCCAGAATGAACGTGGAGAACCCGCTTGCTGTGCTCACTGCCAGCGAACATGGCCGCTATTTGGAAAGTATCGGCTTTGCCGATGACCTTGAGTATGCCAGCCAGATAGATGTATATGATATTGTGCCGTACTACGATGGTCAACGCATTATTATTGGCCCCGAATAG
- a CDS encoding TRAP transporter large permease subunit, whose amino-acid sequence MELSPELVTILMLGGVLVLVMTGFPLAYIIGFIGVAVGIFLWGEGVADVFYLRVYRLMVNRVLLAVPLFVFMGAMLERSGIIEKLYTSLYLWLGGFRGGLAVVTILVGTVMAATVGVITASVTLLTLVALPSMIKRGYSKSFAAGACTAGGILGILIPPSVMIVVYGPMAEISVGRMFFGAFIPGFLLAAGYVGYVVIRAFVQHDIGPPVPVEERTVPFWKKTGMLAGSLVPPAILIFSVLGVIFLGIATPTEAAASGALMSMILTMGYRRFNLTVLKDVLTTMLRLSGFIFLVGSMSFAFVGVFLGYGCGEVVTNAILNVPGGKWGAFGVIMFVVFLLGFFIDWIGILFIMVPIITPIFAVLGFDPIWAAIMVCVNLQTSFMTPPFAMGIYICRGAADPSLGVVVMDIIRGVIPYVIIVLAVLVLLVFFPQLITWLPGLMID is encoded by the coding sequence ATGGAACTGAGTCCTGAACTGGTTACCATCCTCATGCTCGGTGGCGTCCTGGTCCTGGTGATGACCGGCTTCCCCCTGGCCTACATCATCGGCTTCATTGGTGTTGCCGTCGGCATCTTTCTCTGGGGAGAGGGAGTGGCAGACGTTTTTTACCTGCGCGTGTACCGGCTGATGGTTAACCGCGTCCTGCTGGCGGTGCCGCTCTTCGTCTTCATGGGGGCGATGCTGGAACGCTCGGGTATAATAGAGAAGCTCTATACTAGCCTCTACCTCTGGCTGGGAGGATTCCGCGGCGGGCTGGCGGTGGTCACCATCCTGGTGGGTACGGTTATGGCGGCTACCGTAGGCGTCATCACCGCCTCGGTCACGCTGCTCACGCTGGTTGCCCTGCCCTCGATGATAAAGCGGGGCTACAGCAAGAGCTTTGCCGCCGGTGCCTGCACCGCCGGGGGCATCCTGGGCATCCTCATCCCGCCCAGCGTCATGATAGTGGTTTACGGGCCGATGGCGGAGATATCGGTAGGCAGGATGTTCTTCGGCGCCTTCATACCCGGTTTCCTCCTTGCTGCCGGTTATGTCGGCTACGTTGTCATTCGTGCCTTCGTGCAGCATGACATCGGGCCGCCAGTGCCTGTTGAAGAAAGAACGGTTCCCTTCTGGAAGAAGACGGGAATGCTGGCTGGCTCACTGGTGCCGCCGGCCATCCTCATATTCTCCGTGCTGGGGGTCATCTTCCTGGGCATCGCCACGCCCACCGAGGCCGCCGCTTCCGGTGCCCTCATGTCCATGATACTGACAATGGGCTACCGTCGCTTCAATCTTACCGTCCTGAAAGACGTGCTGACGACGATGCTGAGGCTCTCCGGGTTCATCTTCCTCGTCGGCTCCATGTCCTTCGCCTTCGTCGGTGTCTTTCTAGGTTACGGGTGCGGGGAAGTGGTGACCAACGCTATTCTGAACGTGCCCGGCGGTAAATGGGGCGCCTTCGGCGTCATCATGTTCGTCGTCTTTCTCCTCGGCTTCTTCATCGACTGGATAGGCATCCTCTTCATCATGGTGCCCATCATCACCCCCATCTTCGCAGTGCTAGGTTTTGACCCGATCTGGGCAGCCATCATGGTCTGCGTCAACCTCCAGACCTCCTTCATGACGCCGCCCTTCGCCATGGGGATTTACATCTGCCGCGGTGCGGCCGACCCATCTCTGGGCGTAGTGGTGATGGATATAATACGAGGTGTCATCCCCTACGTTATCATAGTCCTGGCTGTTCTTGTGTTGCTGGTCTTTTTCCCGCAGCTAATCACCTGGCTTCCCGGGCTGATGATAGATTAA
- a CDS encoding TRAP transporter small permease subunit — translation MRRVFKAVDFISEGAGSIARWFGLLLILVIVYDVVARYAFHAPTVWGYEVGIALGMSLYCWGYAYTESKHGHVRVDVFYIHMSPRGRAIVDTIGGFLFFLPPIGLVVLASWDKMMWSWGVMEKSVEGYWYPPWYPLRTMVFLGFALLLMQGLANLSRNLYHTVKGRAYGTES, via the coding sequence ATGAGAAGAGTTTTTAAGGCAGTTGATTTCATCAGCGAGGGAGCAGGAAGCATCGCTCGCTGGTTTGGGCTTCTATTAATACTGGTCATAGTCTATGACGTTGTTGCCCGTTATGCCTTCCACGCGCCGACGGTATGGGGCTACGAGGTCGGCATTGCCCTCGGGATGTCTCTGTATTGCTGGGGCTATGCCTATACGGAGAGCAAGCACGGCCATGTCCGGGTGGACGTATTTTACATCCACATGTCACCGCGCGGCAGAGCCATCGTTGATACTATCGGTGGCTTCCTTTTCTTTCTTCCCCCAATTGGATTGGTCGTGCTCGCCTCCTGGGACAAGATGATGTGGTCCTGGGGCGTCATGGAAAAAAGCGTGGAGGGCTACTGGTACCCCCCGTGGTACCCACTCCGGACGATGGTTTTCCTCGGCTTCGCGCTGCTGCTCATGCAGGGCCTGGCCAACCTCTCTCGCAACCTATACCATACAGTAAAGGGGAGGGCCTATGGAACTGAGTCCTGA
- a CDS encoding DoxX family protein has protein sequence MRYRHWLGLGASIILGMIFLISGIGKLLLQGELFETYFPGFLDFLTLDQTRLLFYGLPYVEIAIGALLIVGFATKLIAALTSLLIAAFIASNVWFITHGMGFEPCGCLGIFDRLFQSKLSTQQSFYIDIAMLALILITLLCYQRSFTSIRPWFLKKN, from the coding sequence ATGCGCTACAGGCACTGGCTAGGCCTGGGAGCAAGTATCATCCTGGGGATGATATTCTTGATTTCGGGCATAGGAAAACTATTACTTCAAGGAGAATTGTTTGAGACATATTTTCCCGGCTTTCTCGACTTTCTGACACTGGACCAGACCAGGCTCTTATTTTACGGGCTTCCCTATGTTGAAATTGCCATTGGCGCACTGCTAATTGTAGGGTTTGCCACCAAGCTTATTGCCGCTTTGACCTCATTGCTGATTGCTGCTTTCATCGCCAGCAACGTCTGGTTCATCACCCATGGAATGGGTTTTGAGCCTTGCGGATGTCTGGGCATTTTTGACAGGTTATTTCAGAGTAAGCTCTCCACACAGCAATCATTTTATATCGATATAGCAATGTTAGCTCTAATATTGATTACCCTCTTATGCTATCAGCGCAGTTTTACCAGTATCCGCCCCTGGTTTCTAAAAAAGAATTAA
- a CDS encoding thiamine pyrophosphate-binding protein, whose product MSGAQYIAETFKGYGVTHVFFVPAILHEGMMEMEKQGIKRILTHSEKAAAYMADGYARASHKPGVCMSQSVGAANLAAGLQDAYLGLSPVIAITGRRRSLYRYRHAYQEIEHKPMFDAVTKFNATVDTVEQLPLLLRQAFREAVSGPPGPVHLEFQGIRGEIIMEQRADLEVVIEEQFSHFPVFRPEPERDLVLQAAKVLFQSQRPIIVAGGGVKASQACTELVEFAERLSIPVVTSLNGKGTIRDDHSLAVGVTGSYSTQCANRAVSEADLVLFIGSRTGSQVTNDWKIPRPGTSVMQIDIDPSELGRNYPTKVALLGDAKVTLRRLIETIEPVEQRTHWLQRINQVKKEWKDQIKKMYNSNSMPIRPERLCKEITDFLPEDALLISDTGHSAIWTGTMVDIKQAGQTYIRCAGSLGWAFPAALGAKCASPDRPVICFTGDGGFWYHVAELETAARYGINVLIIVNNNRSMNQVKKGAEKAYSGGSGSADDIWQFTDIDFSRVATAMGCSGIRVRKPDELKAALRKSLDIDQPVIIDVVSDIRAIPPPVWT is encoded by the coding sequence GGAAAAGCAGGGTATAAAGCGGATATTGACCCATAGCGAAAAAGCGGCTGCTTATATGGCGGATGGGTATGCACGTGCTTCGCATAAGCCAGGAGTTTGTATGTCACAATCCGTTGGAGCCGCCAATCTGGCCGCAGGGCTCCAGGATGCCTACCTTGGTTTGTCCCCCGTAATTGCAATTACCGGTCGCAGGAGGTCTCTGTACAGATACCGGCACGCTTATCAGGAAATCGAGCACAAACCAATGTTTGACGCCGTCACCAAATTCAATGCCACCGTTGATACGGTTGAACAATTACCCTTGCTCCTTCGCCAGGCTTTTAGAGAGGCGGTTTCCGGACCACCGGGGCCGGTGCACCTTGAATTTCAAGGGATTAGAGGTGAAATAATCATGGAGCAAAGGGCTGACCTGGAAGTCGTAATTGAAGAACAGTTCAGCCACTTTCCTGTCTTCAGACCGGAACCAGAGCGAGATTTGGTCCTGCAAGCAGCCAAGGTCCTCTTTCAATCACAAAGGCCAATCATAGTGGCAGGTGGGGGAGTAAAAGCCTCTCAGGCCTGTACCGAACTAGTTGAGTTTGCCGAAAGGCTTTCTATCCCGGTGGTAACTTCGCTAAACGGTAAAGGAACGATTCGAGACGACCACTCCCTTGCCGTTGGGGTAACTGGGTCGTACTCCACTCAGTGTGCAAATCGAGCCGTGTCGGAAGCCGACCTGGTTTTGTTCATCGGCAGTCGCACCGGCAGCCAGGTCACCAATGACTGGAAAATTCCCCGTCCAGGCACCTCTGTTATGCAGATAGATATAGACCCCTCAGAACTCGGGAGGAACTACCCAACAAAGGTGGCCCTTTTAGGAGATGCTAAAGTAACATTACGTCGTTTGATTGAGACAATAGAGCCTGTTGAACAGAGAACACACTGGCTTCAGCGCATAAATCAGGTTAAGAAAGAATGGAAAGACCAGATTAAAAAAATGTACAACTCTAACAGTATGCCTATCAGACCGGAACGCCTGTGCAAAGAGATTACGGATTTCCTGCCAGAAGACGCCCTGTTAATTTCAGACACCGGTCATTCCGCAATTTGGACCGGCACTATGGTAGATATAAAGCAGGCAGGGCAAACCTATATAAGGTGTGCTGGCTCCCTGGGGTGGGCCTTTCCCGCAGCACTTGGAGCTAAATGTGCTTCACCTGACAGGCCCGTAATATGCTTTACCGGGGATGGGGGATTCTGGTATCACGTGGCAGAACTGGAGACAGCCGCCCGATATGGTATTAACGTTTTAATAATAGTAAATAATAACCGCTCCATGAATCAGGTGAAAAAGGGGGCGGAAAAAGCATACTCTGGCGGAAGCGGCAGTGCCGATGATATATGGCAATTTACCGATATCGATTTCTCCAGGGTAGCGACAGCTATGGGCTGCTCTGGTATACGGGTGAGAAAACCGGACGAGCTGAAAGCTGCGCTGCGTAAGTCTCTTGATATAGACCAACCGGTAATAATTGACGTTGTTAGCGATATTCGAGCTATACCACCCCCGGTTTGGACCTGA